The genome window TGAGGAAATCGCCGCGTTCGAGCGCCTGGCCGCCGACGAGCGCGGCGAGAGTCGTTTCGTTGTCGAAGAAATGATCGAGCAGCGACTTGCGCTGATAGGTGTCGTATTGCAAACGTTGATCGAGGCCTTCTTGTTTGAAGACGACGCGATCGTGAATGCTGGCGGCCTTGTCGGCGCTGGCCTGATTGCCGGCCAGCACCTTGCGGTGATAAGCCTCGGGACGGCGCGTCAGCGTGGCCATCAGGTTGTGGCAAATAGTCCGCACGTCCAACTCGTAGATCTGCCCGCCGCGATGCGGCGCGACTAGGGCCACGAGGCGATCATTGGCCAGAGATACTTCCTGTCGCGCGTCGAAATTCAGGTCGCCGGCCTGGGCTTCCACCCAATGCTCGGCGCGTTGTTCCGCGCGATCGAGCAGGTTCTCGGCCGCGATCAGATGGTTGTAGACGGCGTTCCGCAAATGCGGCAAGTAAATGCCGCCGAAGGCGCCGTGCCAGAAGCCGCAGTTGCATTGCGCGCGGTACAGCTCGGTGCGGGCGTACTCCATGACGTCGCCGTTGCGGCCGGCTTCTTGCAGTTGTTCCAGCCGGCGGCTAACGCCCATCATACGGGTGTACATCTCGTCGGCTTCGGGATACTTCACCTTGAAGTTTCGCCAGAAGCCGCCGCGAACGAACGGCTTGATCTGCGGCCAGAGCGGTTCATGCTCGGCGTCGTGGACGATCTGCTCGTATTCGGCCAACCGCGCGTACGGGAGCGACCACTCGGTCATCTCGCGGTAGCTGCTATCGGGGAGATAAACTTTGCCGATCGGCGGCGTTTGTTCGAAGGCTTCGGCCAAGGTGCCGAGCTTGATCCAATCGGCGTTGGCTTCGAGCGCGAGGAAGAAGCGTTCCAGCCAACCGTCTTCGTAGACGTGCTTCTTGGTTTCCGGCCAGGTGCCGAGTTTTTCACCGTCGTCGCCGAAGACGACGACCGCGCCGGGCTGCCGCTCGGCGATGCCGCGCAGGTATTCGATCGTTTCCTCGGCGGTGCCGAACGGAATTGTGTAGCGGAGCCGCTCGCTGCCAGGGAAGACGCCCAGCAACTTGCCGTCGTCTTCGGTCAGATAGTAGCCGTGCAGTTGATCGTCGAGCAGACCGGTGTTTTTGAAGTGGAAGTCGTCGAGCACGGTGTACTCGATGCCGGCCGCGGCCAGGTCGCTGACGAAGGTCGGCTCCCAAACGCGTTCGGGGATCCACATGCCTCGGACCTTCGCGCCCAGCCGTTGTTCCAGCCAATGCGTGTAGCTGGAAATCTGCCCAATGCGGTCGCGCGAGGGGATCATCGCCAGGATCGGCTCGTAAAACGCGCCGCCGACGATCTCGATGCGGCCTTCCGCGACGAGCCGCGCGAGGCGATCGACGTATTCCGGGTGATGGACGTCGAGCCATTCCATCAGGCAGCCCGACGTGTGCAGCCCGATGCGCAGCGACGGGTGGCGATCGAAGACTTCCAGGAACGGCAGGTAGCTGTCC of Planctomycetia bacterium contains these proteins:
- a CDS encoding alpha-amylase/4-alpha-glucanotransferase domain-containing protein; the protein is MPNPLRFVIVLHNHQPVGNFDGVIEQAYQDSYLPFLEVFDRHPSLRIGLHTSGCLMEWLDVHHPEYVDRLARLVAEGRIEIVGGAFYEPILAMIPSRDRIGQISSYTHWLEQRLGAKVRGMWIPERVWEPTFVSDLAAAGIEYTVLDDFHFKNTGLLDDQLHGYYLTEDDGKLLGVFPGSERLRYTIPFGTAEETIEYLRGIAERQPGAVVVFGDDGEKLGTWPETKKHVYEDGWLERFFLALEANADWIKLGTLAEAFEQTPPIGKVYLPDSSYREMTEWSLPYARLAEYEQIVHDAEHEPLWPQIKPFVRGGFWRNFKVKYPEADEMYTRMMGVSRRLEQLQEAGRNGDVMEYARTELYRAQCNCGFWHGAFGGIYLPHLRNAVYNHLIAAENLLDRAEQRAEHWVEAQAGDLNFDARQEVSLANDRLVALVAPHRGGQIYELDVRTICHNLMATLTRRPEAYHRKVLAGNQASADKAASIHDRVVFKQEGLDQRLQYDTYQRKSLLDHFFDNETTLAALVGGQALERGDFLTGVYEARVRRNPDRIQVQMTRDGNAWGTPLKVTKGLTLEAGSSTLEIAYLIEGLPKDRPFHFGVEFNLAGLPSNAGDRYFRDSHGRQLGHLGTQLDLQDVDSVGLIDQWLGIDVGFSISRPTGIWTFPIETVSQSEGGFELVHQSVTVIPHWLVTGDQHGRWSVTMNLSLDTTLAESRMERPGAVAVG